Sequence from the Pedobacter sp. D749 genome:
TCGTCTCAAAATCAGCTAACGATGCATTTTATAACACAAATTTGCATTATCTTCTAGCTAAAAGTAATATTACAGAATTATTTGTTACTGGCTGTGCGACCGATTTTTGTATCGATGCAACAGTTAAATCGGCTATTAGTAGAGATTATGAAGTAACTGTTGTAGAAGATGCCCATACAACTGCAGACCGACCACATTTAACTGCTCCTAAAGTAATTGAACATTACAATTGGATGTGGAGTGAAATGACTCCAACAAACTTTAAAATTCAAGTTATAAGAACTAAAGATCTACTTACTTTGTTTGCTTAGGAGTAATATGCCAATTGAACAGGGATTTTTAAATCTACAAAACCATAAATTGAAAGCTGTAAACCCATATACCGGAATTCTGGTTGCGTTAACCGTAATGGTCTGCTGGTTTACATCACTCTTTTTTTTGTTGAACTGGAATTTTAACTGGAACAATCCTTTGATTTATCTGATGGTTTTTGTTCAGATGCATTTGTACACCGGTTTGTTTATTACCGCTCATGATGCCATGCACGGAACGATATCGCCGAACCAAAAGGCCAATAATTTTATTGGCTATCTTTCCGTTTTTCTTTACGCAGGCTTTTTTTATAATCGTTTGTACGCGAAACATCACCAGCACCACCGCCATGTACATACTGAAAATGATCCGGATTTTGCACCACATGGCTTTTGGAAATGGTATTTCCGTTTCATGCTAAATTATGTCACCATTATTCAATTGGTGATTATGGCAATAGCTTTTAATGTTTTGAAAATCTGGATTGATGAAAAGAATCTGCTGTTATTTTGGGTATTGCCATCCTTATTAAGCACCTTTCAACTGTTTTATTTCGGAACCTATTTACCTCACAAAGGTGAACATGATAACGAATACCATTCTTCTTCATTGCAGAAAAACCATTTTGTTGCATTTATTACCTGTTACTTTTTTGGTTATCATTTAGAACACCATCAAAAACCAGCTATGCCCTGGTGGCAACTTTATAAAACTAAGGGATAATATCATTAGTTATGCTGTCAGATGTTGCCATCTGACAGCACTTCAACAACACACTTAAATAGGGTTTAAAAACGTTAGAAACCTGCACAAAACAAGGCTCATAAACCTGACTGTACGAAAATCCTTTTTGTAATAGTGATGTTCGAATCAGTGATGGTATTTACAAAAAGATTGTAAGGAAGGCAGGGCTACGCTTAAATAGACTTGCTGCATTTGCTTTTCCAGTAAATAAGAAACAAATACAATATATTTTGACCGAAAAATGTCGGCCATCATATTTTTAACATAGATAAAAAGCAATAAAAAGGCGATATTTGCGTCACAAAACATATTCTTGTATACATGAGCAAAAAGGGAATTTTACTGGTAAACTTAGGAACACCTGATAGTCCGGCAACGGCTGACGTTAGAAAATACTTGGACCAATTTTTAATGGACGAAAGGGTAATCGATATTCCGAAGTTGAACAGAACATTATTGGTTAAAGGGATTATTGTACCCTTCCGTAGTCCCAAAACTGCAAAATTATACAAAGAAATCTGGAATGAGAATGGTTCACCATTGTTGTTTTACAGCAGGTTACAAGCTAAAATGCTTCAGGAAAGATTAGGCGACGACTACCATGTTGAGTTGGCTATGCGCTACCAAAGCCCATCCATTGCTTCGGCGCTGGCAAACTTAAAAGCAGGTTTGGTAGAAAGTATACAGGTTATCCCAATGTTTCCGCAATATGCTTCTGCGAGTACCGGTTCGGTAATGCAACTGGTAATGGAATTGGTGAGCAAGTGGCAAACCGTACCACCGATTTCGTTTGTGAATTCTTTTCATGATAACGAATTGATGATTAAAGTTTTTGCAGAAAATGCTAAAAAGCATAACGTAGAAAGTTATGATCACGTGTTATTCAGTTTCCACGGTTTGCCGGAACGTCAGTTGTTAAAGTGCGATCATACCGGAAGTTACTGTTTAAAAAGTGCCGATTGCTGTCAGACATTAAACGATACCAATAAATTTTGTTATTCTGCACAGGGGCATGATACGGCCAGGTTAATTGCCAAAGAATTAAATCTATCGAGAGATCAATATACCGTTTGTTTCCAATCGCGTTTAGGTAAAGAGCCATGGGTGCAGCCTTACACTACAGATGTATTAAAAAAATTAGCTGCCGAAGGCAAAAAGCGTCTTTTGGTTTTTAGTCCTGCTTTTGTGGCCGATTGCTTAGAAACGCTTTATGAAATCACGGTAGAATACCATGAAGAGTTTAAAGCCTTGGGTGGCGAACATGTTCAGTTGGTAGAAAGTTTGAACGATAGCCCCGTTTTTATTGAGGCACTTGCCGGAATGGTTAAATAGTTTTAGATTTAAAGATGGCAAATTTTATCATTTTAATGGGGGTGTCTGGAAGTGGTAAAACGGTTATCGGAAAGGCTTTGGCACCAAGAATAAATGCCGAGTTTATAGATGGCGATAACCTGCATTCGCAACGGAATGTAGATAAAATGGCTGCGGGGATTCCCTTAACAGATGCCGACCGTTTAGATTGGCTACTGCTGATTGCGAAAGTTGGTCGCCAACATGTGGCCCATGGTACAAATTGCATTATTGCTTGTTCTGCACTTAAGAAATCGTACCGCAATTTGCTGAGGACAGATAATACAACCATCCGATTTGTTTATTTAAAAGGGAGTTTCGATTTAATTCACGATCGTATTACTAAACGTTCTCACCAATATATGCCTTCAACCTTATTAAAAAGCCAGTTTGATACATTAGAAGAACCACTGGGTGATGAGCAGGATGTCGTAACGGTTTCAATCGATCAAAGTATCCCCGAAATTGTTGAAAAAATTGCTAAGGCCGATCTGATTTCGTAATCATCGAAATAATCTGATCAGTTGCCCCTTTTTTATTTGCAACATATCTTTTAGCCTGGTCTGCAGCATCTTGATTTTCTATTAAACCTTCAAACGCATTAATTAAATCAGTTGTGGAGCTGATACTTTTCGCTGCGCCAATAGCAATGAGATCTTTTGCTTCCTGAAATTTATCATATTTAGGCCCGAAAATTACAGGTAGACCAAATGCTGCGGCTTCTAAAGTATTATGGATACCTGTTCCAAAACCGCCGCCAATGTAAGCTACTTTTCCGTATTGATATAATGAGGAAAGCATACCGATGTTATCTATGATGAGCGTTTGGTGTTCGGCGTTTGGCGTTTGATTAGACGAACTGAATACTGAAAACCGCACACTGTTAACTGAAAACTGTTTCTCTATACTTTCGATATGGCTTTCGTGAATCTCATGTGGGGCAATAATAAACTTCCAGTTAGGGTATTTTTCTGGTAGGACCGATAATATTTTCTCATCTTCAGGCCAGGTGCTTCCGCAAACTAAAGTAGGTGAGTTGCCAATAAAGCCTTCGATGAGGGGAAGCGATTTTGGTGATTGTGCATTTTCGTAAACACGGTCGAAACGGGTATCGCCATTAATGGTTACATTATTTAAACCGATTGATTTTAAAAGGTTTTCACTCTCTTTATTTTGTACGAAAAAGTAAGTAACAGATTTTAAAATATTGCGGTAAAAACCGCCATACCATTTAAAAAATGCCTGACCTTCTCTGAAAATTCCGGAAATTACATATAAAGGAATACTCTGATCTTTTAATTCCTGAAAATAGAAATGCCAAAATTCGTATTTAGTAAAAATCGCCATTTCAGGATTAATGCAAGCTATAAAACGTTTAGCATTAGTGGCAGTATCAATGGGGAGATAAAATACATCTGCCAGTGCATAATTTTTCCTAATTTCATATCCCGAGGGAGAAAAAAAAGTAACTATAATTTTTTTCGCGGGATAAAGGGTTTTTATTTTTTCTAAAACGGGTCTGCCTTGTTCAAATTCGCCTAAAGAAGCAAAATGAAACCATATATGTTTTTCGGCAGGATTAATTTTTTGGGCAATTATGGTAAAGATATTTTTGCGCCCATTGATAAAAAGTTTGGCTTTAGGATTAAATAATGAGAATATCCTGATGAGTAAAGTATATGCCCAGATTCCGATGATGTAAAGTAATTTCATATCTTCGTGCCAAGATAAAACGAATATTTTTAAAAAGCTTAAAAATATATGGACGCCTCGCGATTTTACTTAATATTCAACTGAATAAATAGACTTCGCTGATTGGCCTATAGCTAAACAAAATAAAAAAGTATAAAACATAAAATCATTTTTGATGGCTGGAATTTATACGATGCAAAAAAATGATCTTGGCAATTATTATAACAGTATCGGTAGGAAATTAATTTACAAAAGCTAAGGAGAATTGGGCTGGGAACCAAAAATTGGATGTGCGGAAGGATTAAAAATTACATACGAATACTTTAAATCATTGCCTTCAGAGGCATTGGAAAAAATAGAACATAAAGATTTAACCGTTAAAATGGCAAAAATATTAGTTACTGGTGGAACAGGGTATATAGGTTCGCACACAGCTGTAGAATTACATAACGCAGGATATGAAGTTGTAATTGTAGATAATCTTTCAAACTCGAATATCAAAATTTTAAACCAACTAAATGCCATTACGGGCAAATGGTTCGATTTTCATGAAATTGATCTTCAGGATGAAAAAGCGGTACAGGAATTTGCAGAAAACCACAACGATATCGATGGAATTATCCATTTTGCGGCTTCAAAAGCGGTTGGCGAATCGGTAGAAAAACCATTAAAATATTATAAGAATAACTTTTATGGATTGATTAACCTGCTAATTTCATTTAACAGGAAAATTAATTTCGTGTTTTCTTCCTCATGTACCGTTTATGGCCAGCCAGACACTTTACCGGTAACCGAAGCTGCATCGGTGCAGAAAGCAGAATCTCCTTATGGAAATACCAAACAGATCGCTGAAGAAATACTGGCAGAAACGGCTGCTGTAACACCTGATTTAAGTGTAATCGCTTTGCGTTACTTTAACCCGGTTGGTGCCCACGAAACTGCTTTGATCGGTGAGCTGCCAAATGGTATTCCGGCAAACCTTGTCCCGTTTATTACTCAATCTGCTATTGGAAAACGTGGTCCGATTACAGTTTACGGAAATGATTACGACACGCCAGATGGTTCTGCTATCCGCGATTATATCCATGTGGTTGATCTGGCAAAAGCACACGTTGCTGCTATTAAAAAATTAGAAGATGGAAACCCGAACGGTAACTATGATGTTTTCAATATCGGTACCGGTAAAGGATCGTCAGTTTTAGAGATTATTGCCGCTTTCGAAAAAGTAAATAGCGAAAAACTGGATTATAAAATCGGTCCGAGAAGGGCGGGAGATATTGTTCAGATTTATGGCGATGTACAAAAAGCGAATAACGAACTGGGCTGGAAAGCCAATCTGGATATCAATGAAATGATGCGCTCTGCCTGGGAGTGGGAAAAATACATTAAGGCTAACCCTTTTTAAATGAAGTTATCAGAGCATAAAGACTTAAAAACTGCCATTACCGAACTGCCTGTTAAAGAAAAGGACAAGCTGTTATTGCGCTTAGTGGCTAAAGATAAAGTGCTCACTGAACACCTTCATTATAAATTATTAGAGAATGAAATCGATTTAGAAGATCGGAAAGAAAAGATTAAAGCTGATGTTGAGGAACAGGTTCAGGAACTGAAAAAGCTAAATGCCAAAGAGGCATTGGTAAAAGTCAGGAAAATGATCACCTCGGTTAACCACTTTTATAAGGTAACCAAAGATCCTGTTGGGGAAGTAGAACTTAAACTTTTTATCTTAAATGCTATTCCATTTGATTATAAAAAATCAATTTTTGGTTACCGTGATTTTATGATGCTTTTTAGTATCTATTACATCAAAACAGTTGCGGTAACCATCAATAAATTCAAAAAACTTCACGAAGACCTGCAGTTCGATTTAAGTGAAGATCTTAATCACTTGCTTGGTAAAATCTATTCTTCTAAACTTTCTGGTACAGCAGAGGCCAGTAATTTGCCAAAAGAGATCAGTTAATACTATATTTCCGTTATGTTAACCAATAAATCTCCAGGATTAAAGAATGCAGTTTTAAATTTACCTCCAAACAAAAAAGATAAATTACTTTTGAACCTCCTTAGTATGGATTTCACATTAAGTCAATTAGAGAAAATCAATTGTTAGAAGATAATAGCGATCTGGTTAAACGCATCGGACAAATTAAACAGGAACCAGGATAATTTAAAATATGTTCGGATTATTTAAAAAGAAAAAAATAGCGCCTAAATTTAATTTCTCTGGTATCGGGACAGATATGCATTCGCATATTATTCCGGGTATTGATGATGGTGCCCGGACCCTGAATGATTCTTTTCTACTGGCCAAAAAATTTAAAGCTTTAGGTTATAAGAAGCTGATTGCCACTCCGCATATTATGGCTGATTATTTCCGCAATACACCCGATACTATTAACCGTGGCCTGGACACATTGAGAAAGGGCTTACTGGAAATAGAACTCGATTTGGAAGTTGATGCCGCTGCAGAATATTACCTGGATGAAACTCTGGAAAAAAAGGTCAGACAAAAAGAGGTGTTAACTTTTGGGGATAATTACCTTCTGTTTGAATTATCCTATGTAAATGCTCCTCAAAACCTGATTGATTTTATAAGGCTGATGCAGGATGCCGGATATAAACCTGTACTGGCCCATCCTGAGCGTTATCCTTACTACTACAATTCCTTCGAGAGTTATCGTCAGATCAGAGAAACCGGCTGCCTCTTGCAGTTAAATGGTATTGCCTTAACAGGTTATTATGGCGCTGGCGCAAAAAAAACAGCAGGCGAAATGGTGGAAAACCACATGGTCGATTTTCTAGGCAGCGATATGCACCATTTAAAACATGCTGCAGCACTGGAAGATAGCCTTGGTATGCCATTAATGCAACAACTGCTTGCTCAGGCACAATTGAATAATGCATTGCTTTAGGCCCCTAAATTCCCTAAAGGGGACTTTGCCTCACTGACGGTAATAACAAATCTTAAAAAAAACTTTTTTGTAACTAAACGAAGGGTAAAATATAGATTTACCGTTGCCATATACTCCCTGCAATTAACTCCCCTTTAGGGGCTGGGGGTTATTCATACCTCAATGCTTCTACAGGATCCAGCTTTGAAGCTTTTTTAGCAGGATAGTATCCGGAAAGGATTCCTACCAATACACATAATACAAAGCCACCAATAATAAATAGCCAGGGGATCAGGAATGAGCCACCCATAGCAAGAGAAATCAGGTTTCCTAAAACTATTCCCAGAAAAATACCTAAGGCACCCCCCATTAAACAGATTACTACAGCCTCGATTAAAAATTGGCGACGAATGACCTTCGGGTTTGCGCCGATCGCTTTACGGATACCAATTTCGCGTGTACGTTCGGTAACTGAAACCAGCATGATATTCATTAACCCTATTGAGGCCCCAATTAAAGTAATAATTCCAATGGCAACACCGCCAATAGCCACAAAGGCCAGGTTCTCAAATAATGTTTGTGCAATGGCATCACTCTTGGTAATCTCGAAATTATTGCTTTCGTTTACCTTTACCTTACGGATATTTCTAAATAGTGCAGTAGATTCGCCAATAATGTTTTCCTGCATCTCATTACTAGGTACCATTACTGTGATGGTGTAAGATGGGTTTGCATTGGCATTAATCTGCTTCGCCTTTAGCAGCGGCACGTAAACAGCCCTGTCGCCACTAAAGCCCATGCTCGATCCCTTCTTCTCTAATATACCAACAATTTTAAAACGGTTATTGCCTACATTGATCAGTTTATCTAAAGGGTCTGAGTCTTTGAACAACTTTTCTACTACTTCGCCACCAACTATACAAACATTACTTCCTAACTGTATTTCAGAAACGCTAAAATTTCTTCCTTGCGAGAGATTTAAACCCTGAGAGGCTAATCCATTTTCATCAACCCCCTGAACGTTAATATTTGGGTTGGTTTTTAAACTTCCATATTTTATGGTAGAGCCGTTGCTGGCAAAAACACTTACTGCAACAGTGGCAGGCGTATTCAGGCTATCTTTAAATTTAACGGCATCTTCATAACGGATGGCTTTAAAAGGTTTTGGTCTTTTTCCATTTCCAATCCTGATTCCTGTACCACGGTTTCTGATGGTAAATGAGTTGGCCCCCATGCTACTAAAAGCATCTGTCATACTTTTCTTTACAGCATCAAGAGTGGTTAAAATCCCAACCAAAGCCATTAAGCCAATAGCGATAATCAAAGCAGTAAGCATGGTACGCAAGCGGTTCGCTTTAATAGATTCTAGTGCCAGTCTGATGTTTTCTCTGTAATTCATTTAGTATTGCGGTAAGCGTTTGGCGGGCAAAGCTTGTAAAAATAAAAAAAGTCCCGATGTTTAGACAAGGGGACTACACTATATGTTACAATAATATTTTATTTATGCCGAGAAACTCGTGCCACAGCCGCAGGTGCTCGTTGCATTAGGGTTAACGAAGGTAAAACCACGAGAATTTAATCCATCCTGCCAATCGATCATCATGCCCATTAAGTACATTTGGTGTGCTTTATTCATGAAAACTTTAATGCCCTCAATAAAATATTCCTGATCGCCATCTTTTTTCTGATCAAAACCTAAAACGTAGTTCATACCAGCGCAACCACCGCCCTCAACGCCAACGCGTAATCCGTAATCCTCACCGATCTCCTGCTGATCTTTTAATTTATATAACTCTTTAGTTGCTCCTTCCGAAAAAGTAACCGGTGCAAATGCTGTATCAACTGTTGTGCTCATGTTATTTAAATTTTATCTGTTACAAATATAAATAATAATGCACATTTTTGCTTTTAACGGTTCGTTAATATTACCGTAATTAAACAATACTTATGAATACCCAACAGATTTTGATTGATATAGTAACCTTATTTGTAGGCATTTTTGCTGCACTAATGGCCGTTTATTATATTTTAAAGAGCGATATTCAACGATTTTTTGACCTCAAAAATATTGAACTGAATAAAGAGAGCCGGGCGCATATTTTACCCTTAAGATTGCAGGCGCACGAGCGTTTAATTATATTTATCGATCGTATTAACCCAGCTAATTTGCTTGTTCGCCTACACCAGCAAGGAATTGCGATTGCTACTTTACAAGCTGGTATTTTAAATGAAATCCGTTCAGAGTACCAACATAATATCACCCAACAGTTATATGTAGATGGTGTTACCTGGGGTGTGGTACGGAAATTAAAAGACGATACCATTGCCATGATTAATAATGCAGTACAAGGTTTACCAGCCGATGCAAATGGGATTGAGTTGAGTAAAGCTATTTTACAGCACATGGCCAGTATAGATGAAAACCCATACGACTTAACGATCGGGCTGATTAAAAAAGATATCAATAAGCTATTTTAAGGTCAATCGTTTAATTGATTGTGCAATTGCTGGTCATCATATTCCGTTAACCGATTAACCAGTTTCAATAATTAGCTTTCGAGTACAGTTAACCCAAATACACACCACTACTGGACCAATTAACCAATGGCCACTGGACTAATGAACTAACCAAATGAGCGAGAAAAAGCACACTACTACTTCGGGGATTGAAATAAAGGCGCTTTATACCGAAGCGAAGCCAATGGAAGAACTGCCTGGAGAATTTCCTTTTACGAGGGGGATTCAGAAGGATATGTACCGAGGTCGCTTGTGGACGATGCGGCAGTATGCTGGGTTTTCGACTGCTGAAGAATCAAATAAACGTTATCATTATTTATTGGCTCAGGGAACAACAGGATTATCTGTTGCTTTTGATCTTCCAACGCAAATTGGTTACGACTCCGATCATGAAATGGCTGATGGCGAAGTAGGCAAGGTTGGTGTAGCTATCGACTCGTTAAAGGATATAGAAATTTTATTTGATGGCATTGAGCTGAAAGACATTACAACTTCGATGACGATTAATGCAACGGCTTCGATTTTACTGGCCATGTATATTGCGCTCGCCAAAAAACAAGGTGCAGATTTAAAGCAGATTTCGGGTACAATACAGAATGATATCTTAAAAGAATATGCTGCAAGGGGAACATATATCTATCCGCCAAAGCAATCAATGCGTTTAATTACTGATATTTTTGAGTTTTGTAGCAAAGAAGTGCCGAAATGGAATACCATTTCCATATCTGGCTACCATATTCGTGAGGCTGGCTCTACCGCTGTGCAAGAACTTGCTTTTACATTGGCTAATGGCAAGACCTATTTAAAAGCTGCTTTAGATAAAGGTTTAGATATTAACATCTTTGCGAAACGATTGTCGTTTTTCTTCAACTGCCACAACAATTTCTTTGAAGAAATCGCCAAGTT
This genomic interval carries:
- a CDS encoding isochorismatase family protein, coding for MIIDMQIGSFKPYTLRYDTLDVIERINKLSHCFRVNNYKVIFVQHDGTKEKIFLPNTSDWELLPELVSSPTDDIVSKSANDAFYNTNLHYLLAKSNITELFVTGCATDFCIDATVKSAISRDYEVTVVEDAHTTADRPHLTAPKVIEHYNWMWSEMTPTNFKIQVIRTKDLLTLFA
- a CDS encoding fatty acid desaturase, encoding MKAVNPYTGILVALTVMVCWFTSLFFLLNWNFNWNNPLIYLMVFVQMHLYTGLFITAHDAMHGTISPNQKANNFIGYLSVFLYAGFFYNRLYAKHHQHHRHVHTENDPDFAPHGFWKWYFRFMLNYVTIIQLVIMAIAFNVLKIWIDEKNLLLFWVLPSLLSTFQLFYFGTYLPHKGEHDNEYHSSSLQKNHFVAFITCYFFGYHLEHHQKPAMPWWQLYKTKG
- the hemH gene encoding ferrochelatase, whose translation is MSKKGILLVNLGTPDSPATADVRKYLDQFLMDERVIDIPKLNRTLLVKGIIVPFRSPKTAKLYKEIWNENGSPLLFYSRLQAKMLQERLGDDYHVELAMRYQSPSIASALANLKAGLVESIQVIPMFPQYASASTGSVMQLVMELVSKWQTVPPISFVNSFHDNELMIKVFAENAKKHNVESYDHVLFSFHGLPERQLLKCDHTGSYCLKSADCCQTLNDTNKFCYSAQGHDTARLIAKELNLSRDQYTVCFQSRLGKEPWVQPYTTDVLKKLAAEGKKRLLVFSPAFVADCLETLYEITVEYHEEFKALGGEHVQLVESLNDSPVFIEALAGMVK
- a CDS encoding gluconokinase, producing MANFIILMGVSGSGKTVIGKALAPRINAEFIDGDNLHSQRNVDKMAAGIPLTDADRLDWLLLIAKVGRQHVAHGTNCIIACSALKKSYRNLLRTDNTTIRFVYLKGSFDLIHDRITKRSHQYMPSTLLKSQFDTLEEPLGDEQDVVTVSIDQSIPEIVEKIAKADLIS
- a CDS encoding 3-deoxy-D-manno-octulosonic acid transferase — its product is MKLLYIIGIWAYTLLIRIFSLFNPKAKLFINGRKNIFTIIAQKINPAEKHIWFHFASLGEFEQGRPVLEKIKTLYPAKKIIVTFFSPSGYEIRKNYALADVFYLPIDTATNAKRFIACINPEMAIFTKYEFWHFYFQELKDQSIPLYVISGIFREGQAFFKWYGGFYRNILKSVTYFFVQNKESENLLKSIGLNNVTINGDTRFDRVYENAQSPKSLPLIEGFIGNSPTLVCGSTWPEDEKILSVLPEKYPNWKFIIAPHEIHESHIESIEKQFSVNSVRFSVFSSSNQTPNAEHQTLIIDNIGMLSSLYQYGKVAYIGGGFGTGIHNTLEAAAFGLPVIFGPKYDKFQEAKDLIAIGAAKSISSTTDLINAFEGLIENQDAADQAKRYVANKKGATDQIISMITKSDRP
- the galE gene encoding UDP-glucose 4-epimerase GalE, with the translated sequence MAKILVTGGTGYIGSHTAVELHNAGYEVVIVDNLSNSNIKILNQLNAITGKWFDFHEIDLQDEKAVQEFAENHNDIDGIIHFAASKAVGESVEKPLKYYKNNFYGLINLLISFNRKINFVFSSSCTVYGQPDTLPVTEAASVQKAESPYGNTKQIAEEILAETAAVTPDLSVIALRYFNPVGAHETALIGELPNGIPANLVPFITQSAIGKRGPITVYGNDYDTPDGSAIRDYIHVVDLAKAHVAAIKKLEDGNPNGNYDVFNIGTGKGSSVLEIIAAFEKVNSEKLDYKIGPRRAGDIVQIYGDVQKANNELGWKANLDINEMMRSAWEWEKYIKANPF
- a CDS encoding tyrosine-protein phosphatase, with protein sequence MFGLFKKKKIAPKFNFSGIGTDMHSHIIPGIDDGARTLNDSFLLAKKFKALGYKKLIATPHIMADYFRNTPDTINRGLDTLRKGLLEIELDLEVDAAAEYYLDETLEKKVRQKEVLTFGDNYLLFELSYVNAPQNLIDFIRLMQDAGYKPVLAHPERYPYYYNSFESYRQIRETGCLLQLNGIALTGYYGAGAKKTAGEMVENHMVDFLGSDMHHLKHAAALEDSLGMPLMQQLLAQAQLNNALL
- a CDS encoding ABC transporter permease — translated: MNYRENIRLALESIKANRLRTMLTALIIAIGLMALVGILTTLDAVKKSMTDAFSSMGANSFTIRNRGTGIRIGNGKRPKPFKAIRYEDAVKFKDSLNTPATVAVSVFASNGSTIKYGSLKTNPNINVQGVDENGLASQGLNLSQGRNFSVSEIQLGSNVCIVGGEVVEKLFKDSDPLDKLINVGNNRFKIVGILEKKGSSMGFSGDRAVYVPLLKAKQINANANPSYTITVMVPSNEMQENIIGESTALFRNIRKVKVNESNNFEITKSDAIAQTLFENLAFVAIGGVAIGIITLIGASIGLMNIMLVSVTERTREIGIRKAIGANPKVIRRQFLIEAVVICLMGGALGIFLGIVLGNLISLAMGGSFLIPWLFIIGGFVLCVLVGILSGYYPAKKASKLDPVEALRYE
- a CDS encoding iron-sulfur cluster assembly accessory protein, which gives rise to MSTTVDTAFAPVTFSEGATKELYKLKDQQEIGEDYGLRVGVEGGGCAGMNYVLGFDQKKDGDQEYFIEGIKVFMNKAHQMYLMGMMIDWQDGLNSRGFTFVNPNATSTCGCGTSFSA
- a CDS encoding methylmalonyl-CoA mutase, with translation MSEKKHTTTSGIEIKALYTEAKPMEELPGEFPFTRGIQKDMYRGRLWTMRQYAGFSTAEESNKRYHYLLAQGTTGLSVAFDLPTQIGYDSDHEMADGEVGKVGVAIDSLKDIEILFDGIELKDITTSMTINATASILLAMYIALAKKQGADLKQISGTIQNDILKEYAARGTYIYPPKQSMRLITDIFEFCSKEVPKWNTISISGYHIREAGSTAVQELAFTLANGKTYLKAALDKGLDINIFAKRLSFFFNCHNNFFEEIAKFRAARRMWAKITKDLGATDEKAQMLRFHTQTGGSTLTAQQPLNNVIRVSNQAMAAVLGGTQSLHTNGYDEALSLPTESAAKIALRTQQIIAFESGVTDTVDPLAGSFFVESLTDEVEAAAWVYIDRIDAMGGSVNAIESDYMQNEIAGAAYQYQKEIESGERISVGVNKFTQKEEGLTEVFNIDDSIRKLQSEKLDELKSIRDRVVVEQALQQLSEAAKGEANLMPLIIDAVEKYATLGEIADVFRSTFGVY